One Heteronotia binoei isolate CCM8104 ecotype False Entrance Well chromosome 20, APGP_CSIRO_Hbin_v1, whole genome shotgun sequence DNA segment encodes these proteins:
- the LOC132588472 gene encoding parvalbumin beta-like, whose product MAFAGILTDAEIAAGLDSCKAADSFNYKTFFAKVGLNSKTKEQLAKVFGILDQDKSGFIEEDELKKFLQNFKAGSRDLTDKETKDFLKAGDTDGDGKIGVDEFQALVHS is encoded by the exons ATGGCTTTCGCTGGTATCCTGACTGATGCAGAAATCGCTGCCGGCCTAGACAGCTGCAAAG CTGCCGATTCCTTCAACTACAAGACCTTTTTTGCCAAAGTAGGTCTGAACAGCAAAACTAAGGAGCAGCTGGCAAAAGTGTTTGGAATCCTTGACCAGGACAAGAGTGGGTTCATTGAGGAGGATGAATTGAA gaaattcctgcagaATTTTAAGGCAGGCAGCAGAGATTTGACTGATAAGGAGACCAAGGATTTCCTGAAAGCAGGTGACACCGATGGAGATGGCAAAATTGGAGTGGATG AGTTCCAGGCCCTGGTTCATTCTTAA